One genomic segment of Protaetiibacter intestinalis includes these proteins:
- a CDS encoding Lrp/AsnC family transcriptional regulator → MDNIDYGILDLLRQNSRAGYGDIGDRVGLSASAVKRRVDRLVADGVIRAFTIQVDPAVDGMATEAYVELFCRGTVAPEELKRILSQVPEVVDASTVTGSADAVVHIRSRDIPSLEDALERVRIAPSVDHTRSAIVLSHLIHRSYD, encoded by the coding sequence GTGGACAACATCGACTACGGCATCCTCGACCTGCTCCGCCAGAACTCACGCGCCGGCTACGGCGACATCGGCGACCGGGTGGGACTCTCGGCCTCCGCGGTGAAGCGGCGCGTCGACCGGCTCGTCGCCGACGGCGTCATCCGGGCGTTCACCATCCAGGTCGACCCCGCCGTCGACGGCATGGCGACCGAGGCGTACGTCGAGCTGTTCTGCCGCGGCACGGTCGCCCCCGAGGAGCTCAAGCGCATCCTCTCCCAGGTGCCCGAGGTCGTCGACGCCTCGACCGTCACCGGCTCCGCGGATGCCGTGGTGCACATCCGCTCGCGCGACATCCCCTCCCTCGAGGACGCGCTCGAGCGCGTGCGCATCGCGCCGAGCGTCGACCACACCCGCAGCGCGATCGTGCTCAGCCACCTCATCCACCGCAGCTACGACTGA
- a CDS encoding sensor histidine kinase: MTELSTDATAPAAGWMRPPPGRRERLVDLAVAVGLFLASIVTQQLYRIAGIYEHPADGVLTIALLALATLPIALRRSRPGTSAVAISVGFVLIGSLSVPELLICNISLFLAIYSIGAWMRGRTRANVMRAIIVGGMIVWLVVFLFQAATDPDMLESFSRVGAFSPLVAYLLINFLVNLLYFGAAWWFGDRAYAAARSRAELEERSRELERERERTAAQAVALDRVRIARELHDAVAHHVSVIGIQAGAARTVLGSDPEAASAALHTIEETSRETIRELHEMLVTLRDPDELPESARGVDRIGELVDASLDAGIPTSYTVVGDPVPVPAIASVNLYRIAQEALTNVRKHGGPAATADLRLRYGPGHVELEVANTGGVTALRVPGGLGQLGMRERVAASGGTLELGPRSRGGYLVRARIPLPEVSA, from the coding sequence GTGACCGAGCTGAGCACCGACGCGACCGCACCCGCGGCCGGGTGGATGCGGCCGCCCCCGGGTCGCCGCGAGCGGCTCGTCGACCTCGCCGTCGCGGTCGGGCTGTTCCTCGCCTCCATCGTCACCCAGCAGCTGTACCGGATCGCGGGCATTTACGAGCACCCGGCCGACGGGGTGCTCACCATCGCGCTCCTCGCCCTCGCGACCCTGCCGATCGCCCTCCGGCGCAGCCGCCCCGGCACGAGCGCGGTGGCCATCTCGGTCGGCTTCGTGCTCATCGGCAGCCTCTCGGTACCCGAACTGCTCATCTGCAACATCTCGCTCTTCCTCGCGATCTACTCGATCGGCGCCTGGATGCGCGGGCGCACGCGGGCGAACGTCATGCGCGCGATCATCGTGGGCGGGATGATCGTCTGGCTCGTCGTCTTCCTCTTCCAGGCGGCGACCGACCCCGACATGCTCGAGTCGTTCTCGCGGGTCGGCGCGTTCTCGCCGCTCGTCGCGTACCTGCTCATCAACTTCCTCGTCAACCTGCTCTACTTCGGGGCGGCGTGGTGGTTCGGCGACCGCGCCTACGCGGCCGCGCGGTCGCGGGCCGAGCTCGAGGAGCGCTCGCGGGAGCTCGAACGCGAACGCGAACGCACCGCGGCACAGGCGGTCGCCCTCGACCGGGTGCGGATCGCCCGGGAGCTGCACGACGCCGTCGCCCACCACGTGAGCGTCATCGGCATCCAGGCGGGCGCGGCCCGCACGGTGCTCGGCAGCGACCCGGAGGCCGCATCCGCCGCCCTGCACACCATCGAGGAGACCAGCCGCGAGACGATCCGCGAGCTGCACGAGATGCTCGTGACGCTGCGCGACCCCGACGAGCTGCCCGAGTCGGCGCGCGGGGTCGACCGCATCGGCGAACTCGTCGACGCCTCGCTCGACGCCGGCATCCCCACGAGCTACACGGTGGTCGGCGATCCGGTGCCGGTGCCCGCCATCGCGAGCGTCAACCTGTACCGCATCGCGCAGGAGGCCCTCACCAACGTGCGCAAGCACGGCGGCCCCGCCGCGACCGCCGACCTGCGGCTGCGCTACGGGCCCGGCCACGTCGAGCTCGAGGTCGCCAACACGGGCGGTGTGACCGCGCTGCGGGTGCCGGGCGGCCTCGGCCAGCTCGGGATGCGGGAGCGGGTCGCCGCGTCCGGCGGCACGCTCGAACTCGGCCCCCGCAGCCGCGGCGGCTACCTCGTGCGCGCCCGCATCCCCCTCCCGGAGGTGTCCGCGTGA
- the ddaH gene encoding dimethylargininase — MTMTETAQATIERRATHRTVLMCEPSHFTVSYRINPWMHPENPTDTGNAVEQWRTLYELYLELGFDVHLIDPVEGLPDMVYAANGGFVLDGIAYGARFQFPERGPEGPAYMDWFGAHGFEVREPVSTNEGEGDFLLVGDTIYAGTGFRSDAASHDELRRIYQREVVTLTLVDPSFYHLDTAFAVLDSAGGPASVAYLPKAFDDASRAILEERFPEAIHVTDEDAAVLGLNSFSDGRNVVIASRATDFERQLRERGYVPHGVDLSELLLGGGGVKCCTLELRR; from the coding sequence ATGACGATGACCGAGACCGCGCAGGCCACCATCGAGCGCCGCGCCACCCACCGCACCGTCCTCATGTGCGAGCCCTCGCACTTCACCGTGAGCTACCGCATCAACCCGTGGATGCATCCCGAGAACCCCACCGACACCGGCAACGCGGTCGAGCAGTGGCGCACGCTCTACGAGCTCTACCTCGAGCTCGGCTTCGACGTGCACCTCATCGACCCCGTCGAGGGCCTGCCCGACATGGTCTACGCCGCCAACGGCGGCTTCGTGCTCGACGGCATCGCCTACGGCGCCCGCTTCCAGTTCCCCGAGCGCGGCCCCGAGGGCCCCGCCTACATGGACTGGTTCGGCGCCCACGGATTCGAGGTGCGCGAACCCGTCTCCACCAACGAGGGCGAGGGCGACTTCCTGCTCGTCGGCGACACCATCTACGCGGGCACCGGGTTCCGATCGGATGCCGCGAGCCACGACGAGCTGCGGCGCATCTACCAGCGCGAGGTGGTCACCCTGACCCTCGTCGACCCGAGCTTCTACCACCTCGACACTGCCTTCGCCGTGCTCGACTCCGCCGGCGGGCCGGCATCCGTCGCCTACCTGCCGAAGGCCTTCGACGACGCGAGCCGCGCCATCCTCGAGGAGCGCTTCCCGGAGGCGATCCACGTGACCGACGAGGACGCCGCCGTGCTCGGACTCAACTCGTTCAGCGACGGGCGCAACGTCGTCATCGCCTCCCGCGCGACCGACTTCGAGCGCCAGCTGCGCGAACGCGGGTACGTGCCGCACGGCGTCGACCTCTCCGAGCTGCTGCTCGGCGGCGGCGGCGTGAAGTGCTGCACCCTGGAGCTGCGCCGATGA
- a CDS encoding aldo/keto reductase yields the protein MTIPNVPLNTGAGIPQLGLGTWPLDDAEVADAVEAAAALGYRHIDTATRYGNEAGVGEGIRRSGIPREEFFVTTKLDGEFQGDDRAIGGLEAALDRMGFDYVDLLLMHWPLPQRGLYVDTWRTFERLHADGRARAIGVSNFRVEHLETLLAQTEVVPAVNQIQLNPHITRPAQRAYGAEHGIVTESWSPLGGQGAGVLGERVVVELAERLGRTPAQVVLRWHVQQGLVVIPKSASPERMRDNLAIFDFTLDDAALASLATLSHGPDAGVDSNTAGH from the coding sequence ATGACCATCCCCAACGTCCCCCTCAACACCGGCGCCGGCATCCCGCAGCTCGGCCTCGGCACCTGGCCGCTCGACGACGCCGAGGTCGCGGATGCGGTGGAGGCCGCCGCCGCGCTCGGCTACCGGCACATCGACACCGCCACCCGCTACGGCAACGAGGCGGGCGTCGGCGAGGGCATCCGGCGCAGCGGCATCCCGCGCGAGGAGTTCTTCGTCACGACGAAGCTCGACGGCGAGTTCCAGGGCGACGACCGCGCGATCGGCGGGCTCGAGGCGGCCCTCGACCGCATGGGCTTCGACTACGTCGACCTGCTGCTCATGCACTGGCCGCTGCCGCAGCGGGGGCTCTACGTCGACACCTGGCGCACCTTCGAGCGGCTGCACGCCGACGGGCGGGCGCGGGCGATCGGCGTCTCCAACTTCCGGGTGGAGCACCTCGAGACCCTGCTGGCCCAGACGGAGGTGGTGCCCGCGGTCAACCAGATCCAGCTGAACCCGCACATCACCCGGCCCGCGCAGCGCGCCTACGGGGCCGAGCACGGCATCGTCACCGAGTCGTGGAGCCCGCTCGGCGGTCAGGGCGCGGGCGTGCTCGGCGAGCGGGTCGTGGTCGAGCTCGCGGAGCGTCTCGGCCGCACCCCCGCGCAGGTGGTGCTGCGCTGGCACGTGCAGCAGGGGCTCGTGGTGATCCCCAAGTCGGCGAGCCCGGAGCGGATGCGCGACAACCTCGCCATCTTCGACTTCACCCTCGACGACGCGGCCCTCGCCTCTCTCGCGACCCTCTCCCACGGCCCCGACGCGGGCGTCGACTCGAACACCGCCGGCCACTGA
- a CDS encoding MarR family winged helix-turn-helix transcriptional regulator has translation MSTTSGVSAEHWDVWREYYGAGRALTHAFDSRLQADAGISHPEYSVLVVLWSAPHRKLRTGELADALSWEKSRVSHQVTRMVARGLVERTTCETDGRGVWVGLTPEGSRVFLASTRDHTAAIRSWFFDVLTPEELRVIRDVSRRIREQLIADGAAPLPREREAEADDAA, from the coding sequence ATGTCGACGACGTCCGGGGTGAGTGCCGAGCACTGGGACGTCTGGCGCGAGTACTACGGTGCCGGGCGCGCCCTCACCCACGCCTTCGACAGCCGACTGCAGGCCGACGCCGGCATCTCGCACCCCGAGTACTCGGTGCTGGTGGTGCTGTGGTCGGCCCCGCACCGCAAGCTGCGCACCGGCGAGCTCGCCGACGCCCTCTCCTGGGAGAAGAGCCGGGTCTCCCACCAGGTCACCCGCATGGTCGCGCGCGGACTCGTCGAACGCACCACGTGCGAGACCGACGGCCGCGGCGTCTGGGTCGGCCTCACCCCGGAGGGCAGCCGCGTGTTCCTCGCCTCCACGCGCGACCACACCGCCGCCATCCGCAGCTGGTTCTTCGACGTGCTGACCCCCGAGGAGCTGCGCGTCATCCGCGACGTCTCCCGCCGCATCCGCGAGCAGCTCATCGCCGACGGCGCCGCCCCGCTCCCCCGCGAGAGGGAGGCGGAGGCCGACGACGCGGCCTAG
- the rocD gene encoding ornithine--oxo-acid transaminase, which produces MTAELASETARYLEQAEEYGAHNYHPLPIVVSEAFGAWVTDVDGKRYLDCLAAYSALNFGHGHPVLVDAAKAQLDRVTLTSRAFHNDRLGPFLEGLAKLAGKQMVLPMNTGAEAVESAVKIARAWGYRVKGVEPGRAKIIVAEGNFHGRTTTIISFSTDPEARADFGPYTPGFVAVPYGDADALAAAIDDDTVAVLIEPIQGEAGIIIPPDEYLPEVRRLTRSSNVLFIADEIQSGLGRTGATFQCDNAGVIPDLYLLGKALGGGIVPVSAVVGDADVLGVLRPGEHGSTFGGNPLAAAVGLAVVGLLESGDYQRRAAALGEHLRGRLEALIGRGVLAVRVAGLWAGVDIDPALASGRRVAELLAERGVLAKDTHGSTIRLAPPIVIEQDELDWAVDQLEAVLASLA; this is translated from the coding sequence ATGACCGCCGAGCTCGCCTCCGAGACCGCCCGCTACCTCGAGCAGGCCGAGGAGTACGGCGCCCACAACTACCACCCGCTGCCGATCGTCGTGTCGGAGGCGTTCGGCGCCTGGGTGACGGATGTCGACGGCAAGCGCTACCTGGACTGCCTGGCCGCCTACTCCGCGCTCAACTTCGGGCACGGGCATCCGGTGCTCGTCGACGCCGCCAAGGCGCAGCTCGACCGGGTGACCCTCACCAGTCGCGCGTTCCACAACGACCGGCTGGGGCCGTTCCTGGAGGGCCTCGCGAAGCTCGCCGGCAAGCAGATGGTGCTGCCGATGAACACGGGCGCCGAGGCGGTCGAGTCGGCCGTCAAGATCGCGCGTGCCTGGGGCTACCGGGTGAAGGGCGTCGAGCCGGGGCGCGCCAAGATCATCGTGGCCGAGGGCAACTTCCACGGCCGCACCACGACCATCATCAGCTTCTCCACCGACCCGGAGGCACGCGCCGACTTCGGCCCGTACACGCCGGGCTTCGTCGCGGTGCCGTACGGCGACGCGGACGCGCTCGCCGCGGCCATCGACGACGACACGGTGGCCGTGCTGATCGAACCCATCCAGGGTGAGGCGGGCATCATCATCCCCCCAGATGAGTACCTTCCCGAGGTGCGCCGCCTCACCCGTTCCTCCAACGTGCTGTTCATCGCCGACGAGATCCAGTCGGGGCTCGGACGCACCGGGGCGACATTCCAGTGCGACAACGCGGGCGTCATCCCCGACCTCTACCTGCTCGGCAAGGCGCTCGGCGGCGGCATCGTGCCGGTGAGCGCGGTCGTGGGCGATGCGGATGTGCTGGGCGTGCTGCGTCCGGGCGAGCACGGGTCGACGTTCGGCGGCAACCCGCTCGCGGCGGCCGTCGGCCTCGCGGTGGTGGGGCTGCTCGAGTCGGGCGACTACCAGCGGCGTGCGGCGGCGCTCGGTGAGCACCTGCGGGGGCGCCTCGAGGCGCTCATCGGACGCGGCGTGCTGGCGGTGCGGGTCGCGGGGCTGTGGGCGGGTGTCGACATCGACCCGGCCCTGGCATCCGGGCGCCGCGTCGCCGAGCTGCTCGCCGAGCGCGGGGTGCTCGCGAAGGACACCCACGGCTCGACGATCCGCCTCGCGCCCCCGATCGTCATCGAGCAGGACGAGCTCGACTGGGCCGTCGACCAGCTCGAGGCCGTGCTCGCCTCGCTCGCCTGA
- a CDS encoding response regulator: protein MTRILLVDDQALVRTGFRVILDAQPDLEVVGEAADGLEGIARAAELAPDVVCMDVQMPGLDGLDATRRIVAAPDAPAVLVLTTFDRDDYLFRALEAGASGFLLKTASPEQLIDAVRVLAAGDALLSPAVTRRVIERFGATDAAPPADDELAELTEREAEVFRLLADGLSNAEIAGRLYVGEATVKTHVSNILLKLGVRDRVQAVVRAYRSGFVRA, encoded by the coding sequence GTGACCCGCATCCTGCTCGTCGACGACCAGGCGCTCGTGCGCACCGGCTTCCGGGTGATCCTCGACGCCCAGCCCGACCTCGAGGTGGTGGGCGAGGCGGCCGACGGGCTCGAGGGGATCGCACGCGCGGCCGAGCTCGCGCCGGACGTCGTGTGCATGGACGTGCAGATGCCCGGGCTCGACGGCCTCGACGCCACCCGCCGGATCGTCGCGGCGCCCGACGCGCCCGCGGTGCTCGTGCTCACGACCTTCGACCGCGACGACTACCTGTTCCGCGCGCTCGAGGCGGGCGCATCCGGGTTCCTGCTGAAGACGGCGAGCCCCGAGCAGCTCATCGACGCCGTGCGGGTGCTCGCGGCGGGCGACGCGCTGCTGTCGCCCGCGGTCACGCGACGCGTCATCGAGCGGTTCGGGGCGACGGATGCCGCCCCGCCCGCCGACGACGAGCTCGCGGAGCTCACCGAACGCGAGGCCGAGGTGTTCCGGCTGCTCGCCGACGGGCTCTCGAACGCCGAGATCGCGGGGCGGCTGTACGTCGGCGAGGCGACCGTCAAGACGCACGTCTCCAACATCCTGCTGAAGCTCGGCGTGCGCGACCGCGTGCAGGCCGTCGTGCGCGCCTACCGCTCCGGCTTCGTGCGAGCCTGA
- a CDS encoding GntR family transcriptional regulator: MTEPAPYERLRARLLAEMRDGTRPAGSRLPTVRGLAEELGLAPGTVARAYKELEAAGAIETHGRAGTIVAWSADAGERRVQELAAQLAAAAREAGIPAERVRELVEAALRA; the protein is encoded by the coding sequence ATGACCGAGCCGGCGCCGTACGAGCGGCTGCGGGCACGCCTGCTCGCCGAGATGCGGGACGGCACCCGCCCCGCGGGGTCGCGCCTGCCCACCGTGCGCGGCCTCGCCGAGGAGCTGGGCCTCGCGCCCGGCACGGTCGCGCGCGCCTACAAGGAGCTCGAGGCGGCCGGCGCCATCGAGACGCACGGCCGCGCGGGCACCATCGTGGCGTGGTCGGCGGATGCCGGCGAGCGTCGCGTGCAGGAGCTCGCCGCCCAGCTGGCCGCCGCGGCGCGCGAGGCCGGCATCCCCGCCGAGCGCGTGCGCGAGCTCGTGGAGGCGGCGCTGCGCGCCTGA
- a CDS encoding bifunctional proline dehydrogenase/L-glutamate gamma-semialdehyde dehydrogenase, with protein sequence MAVSPDLPDADATIALVRRWLTAAAAAKPDPGAERLAGLLKDPDGLEFTLGFVDRVVRPDDLRVAARNFERLSRRVPRFLPWHLRALVTLGGGAGVLLPWPVIPIARRVLRGMVEHLVIDATPAKLDKSLARLRSHGARLNLNLLGEAVLGDREAARRLEGTRELLARDDVDYVSVKVSSVAAQLSLWGFDETVDRVVEHLAPLYEQAASARGTKFVNLDMEEYRDLDLTIAAFTRLLDRPSLQQLEAGIVLQAYLPDSVAALASLTEWARARVAAGGAGIKVRIVKGANLALERVDARIHGWPLATWPSKQATDTNYKRMLVAALTPEATDAVRVGVAGHNLFDLAFAWQLAVERGVEHRVEVEMLLGMASAQAQAVRADTRRLLLYTPVVHPEEFDTAIGYLVRRLEENASTENFMSAIFELADDERAFAREAERFTASLAALDTEVPPPNRTQNRLSPPLPRAPQAFRNEPDTDPALVANRVWGRGILERSATSTLGEATVAAARIADADRLDALVAAAAEAGGHWGHVPPHTRAELLDRVGEVLAVYRGRLVEVMASETGKTIAEADVEVSEAVDFAHYYAERARELGAIRDARFAPVALTVVTPPWNFPVSIPAGGVLSALAAGSAVVLKPAHQARRSGAVLAEALWEAGVPRELLTLVDLAEGELGRRLVASPAVGRVLLTGSYETAALFRSWDPELPLLAETSGKNAIVVTASADLDLAVKDLVTSAFGNAGQKCSAASLAILVGTVGESERFRRQLADAVTSLAVGYPQDPAVTVGPLIEPVAGKLARGLTVLAEGESWLVKPRQLDGTDRLWSPGVRDGVAAGSEFHRTEYFGPVLGLMRAATLDEAIELQNAVPYGLTAGIHSLDAEEVAVWLDRVQAGNLYVNRPVTGAIVRRQPFGGWKRSSVGTGAKAGGPNTLLVLGDWHPVPAAPEGDLRLDGLEARVRTLVEAFQPALDYGGFDAVRRGALSDADAWAAEFGVARDVSQLGVERDVLRYRPAAVTVRLAEGGALAELVRVLAAAALARAPLAVSSAVPLRLGRLAGELGWKAVVEPDAAFAARAVRELPARIRLVGGDAAALAEALDGSPEVAVYAGPVTAAGRIELLPFLREQSVSITAHRFGTPDRAMIALRV encoded by the coding sequence ATGGCGGTTTCCCCCGATCTGCCGGATGCGGATGCGACGATCGCGCTCGTGCGTCGCTGGCTCACCGCCGCGGCCGCCGCGAAGCCCGACCCCGGGGCCGAGCGCCTCGCGGGCCTGCTGAAAGACCCCGACGGGCTCGAGTTCACCCTCGGCTTCGTCGACCGGGTCGTGCGCCCCGACGACCTGCGGGTGGCGGCCCGCAACTTCGAGCGCCTCTCGCGACGGGTGCCGCGCTTCCTGCCCTGGCACCTGCGGGCGCTCGTGACGCTCGGCGGCGGTGCCGGGGTGCTGCTGCCCTGGCCCGTCATCCCCATCGCGCGCCGGGTGCTGCGCGGCATGGTCGAGCACCTCGTGATCGACGCGACCCCCGCCAAGCTCGACAAGAGCCTCGCGCGGCTGCGTTCGCACGGCGCGCGGCTCAACCTCAACCTGCTCGGCGAGGCCGTGCTCGGCGACCGGGAGGCCGCCCGCCGGCTCGAGGGCACGCGCGAGCTGCTCGCCCGGGACGACGTCGACTACGTCTCGGTCAAGGTCTCCTCCGTCGCGGCGCAGCTGTCGCTCTGGGGGTTCGACGAGACCGTCGACCGTGTCGTGGAGCACCTCGCCCCCCTCTACGAGCAGGCGGCGTCCGCCCGCGGCACCAAGTTCGTCAACCTCGACATGGAGGAGTACCGCGACCTCGACCTCACGATCGCGGCCTTCACCCGCCTGCTCGACCGGCCGAGCCTGCAGCAGCTCGAGGCCGGCATCGTGCTGCAGGCCTACCTGCCCGACTCGGTCGCGGCCCTCGCCTCCCTCACCGAGTGGGCGCGCGCCCGCGTCGCGGCGGGCGGCGCCGGCATCAAGGTGCGCATCGTCAAGGGGGCGAACCTCGCCCTCGAGCGCGTCGACGCCCGCATCCACGGCTGGCCGCTCGCCACCTGGCCGAGCAAGCAGGCCACCGACACCAACTACAAGCGCATGCTGGTCGCCGCGCTCACCCCCGAGGCGACGGATGCCGTGCGCGTCGGCGTCGCGGGACACAACCTCTTCGACCTCGCGTTCGCGTGGCAGCTCGCCGTCGAACGCGGCGTCGAGCACCGCGTCGAGGTCGAGATGCTGCTCGGCATGGCGAGCGCCCAGGCGCAGGCGGTGCGCGCCGACACCCGCCGGCTGCTGCTCTACACGCCCGTCGTGCACCCCGAGGAGTTCGACACCGCGATCGGCTACCTCGTGCGGCGGCTGGAGGAGAACGCGAGCACCGAGAACTTCATGTCGGCGATCTTCGAGCTGGCCGACGACGAGCGCGCCTTCGCCCGCGAGGCCGAGCGCTTCACGGCATCCCTCGCGGCGCTCGACACCGAGGTGCCGCCGCCGAACCGCACCCAGAACCGGCTGAGCCCGCCGCTACCCCGGGCGCCGCAGGCCTTCCGCAACGAGCCCGACACCGACCCCGCGCTCGTCGCCAACCGCGTGTGGGGGCGCGGCATCCTGGAGCGCTCGGCGACGAGCACCCTCGGCGAGGCGACCGTCGCCGCGGCGCGGATCGCGGATGCCGACCGCCTCGACGCGCTCGTCGCCGCCGCCGCGGAGGCGGGCGGGCACTGGGGTCACGTGCCGCCGCACACCCGCGCCGAGCTGCTCGACCGGGTGGGCGAGGTGCTCGCCGTGTACCGCGGGCGGCTCGTCGAGGTGATGGCCTCCGAGACCGGCAAGACGATCGCCGAGGCCGACGTCGAGGTGAGCGAGGCGGTCGACTTCGCGCACTACTACGCCGAACGCGCCCGCGAGCTCGGCGCCATCCGCGACGCGCGCTTCGCGCCCGTGGCGCTCACCGTGGTGACCCCGCCGTGGAACTTCCCCGTCTCCATCCCGGCGGGAGGCGTGCTGTCGGCGCTCGCGGCGGGCAGCGCCGTCGTGCTCAAGCCCGCGCACCAGGCCCGCCGCTCGGGGGCGGTGCTCGCCGAGGCGCTGTGGGAGGCGGGCGTGCCGCGCGAGCTGCTGACCCTCGTCGACCTCGCGGAGGGCGAGCTCGGGCGGCGGCTCGTCGCCTCGCCCGCCGTCGGGCGGGTGCTGCTCACCGGCTCGTACGAGACGGCCGCGCTGTTCCGCTCCTGGGATCCCGAGCTGCCGCTGCTCGCCGAGACGAGCGGCAAGAACGCGATCGTCGTCACGGCATCCGCCGACCTCGACCTCGCCGTGAAGGACCTCGTGACGAGCGCGTTCGGCAACGCGGGGCAGAAGTGCTCCGCCGCCTCGCTCGCCATCCTCGTCGGCACGGTCGGCGAGTCGGAGCGCTTCCGCCGGCAGCTCGCGGATGCCGTCACGAGTCTCGCGGTCGGCTACCCGCAGGACCCGGCCGTCACGGTCGGGCCGCTCATCGAACCCGTCGCCGGCAAGCTCGCGCGCGGGCTGACGGTGCTCGCCGAGGGGGAGTCGTGGCTCGTCAAGCCGCGTCAGCTCGACGGCACCGACCGCCTGTGGTCGCCGGGCGTGCGCGACGGGGTCGCCGCGGGGTCCGAGTTCCACCGCACCGAGTACTTCGGGCCCGTGCTGGGCCTCATGCGCGCCGCGACCCTCGACGAGGCGATCGAGCTGCAGAACGCGGTGCCGTACGGGCTCACCGCCGGCATCCACTCGCTCGACGCCGAGGAGGTGGCCGTGTGGCTCGACCGCGTGCAGGCCGGCAACCTCTACGTCAACCGCCCCGTCACGGGGGCGATCGTGCGACGGCAGCCGTTCGGCGGCTGGAAGCGCTCCTCCGTCGGCACGGGGGCGAAGGCGGGCGGCCCCAACACCCTGCTCGTGCTGGGCGACTGGCATCCGGTGCCGGCCGCGCCCGAGGGCGACCTGCGGCTCGACGGGCTCGAGGCCCGCGTGCGCACGCTCGTCGAGGCGTTCCAGCCGGCGCTCGACTACGGCGGCTTCGACGCCGTGCGCCGGGGCGCGCTCTCGGATGCCGACGCCTGGGCCGCCGAGTTCGGCGTCGCGCGCGACGTCTCGCAGCTCGGGGTGGAGCGCGACGTGCTGCGCTACCGGCCCGCCGCGGTGACGGTGCGCCTCGCCGAGGGCGGCGCGCTCGCCGAGCTCGTGCGCGTGCTCGCCGCGGCCGCGCTCGCGCGTGCGCCGCTCGCCGTCAGCTCCGCCGTGCCGCTGCGGCTCGGGCGTCTCGCGGGCGAGCTCGGCTGGAAGGCGGTCGTCGAGCCCGACGCCGCCTTCGCGGCGCGCGCCGTGCGCGAGCTGCCCGCCCGCATCCGCCTCGTCGGCGGGGATGCGGCCGCGCTCGCGGAGGCGCTCGACGGCTCGCCCGAGGTGGCCGTCTACGCGGGGCCCGTGACCGCCGCCGGCCGCATCGAGCTGCTGCCCTTCCTGCGCGAGCAGTCCGTCTCGATCACGGCCCACCGCTTCGGCACCCCCGACCGCGCCATGATCGCCCTGCGCGTCTAG
- a CDS encoding NADPH-dependent FMN reductase, with product MSDTLRIGIIIGSTRPGRVGDQVANWVGEHANRLGDAEYTVVDIADAGLPLLDEAIPASAGRYEHAHTRAWAETIEQFDGFIFVTSEYNHAPSPALLNAFSFIYREWNDKAGAIVSYGAASSGVRAADKLRSTLGELQIADVRQQLMFSFFHDFENFSVFTPGEQHLPGLQALVDQLESWAGALRGVRAAKLEAAAAA from the coding sequence ATGAGCGACACGCTCCGCATCGGCATCATCATCGGCAGCACCCGCCCCGGTCGCGTAGGCGACCAGGTCGCCAACTGGGTGGGCGAGCACGCCAACCGCCTCGGCGACGCCGAGTACACCGTCGTCGACATCGCCGACGCCGGACTGCCGCTGCTCGACGAGGCGATCCCCGCATCCGCCGGCCGCTACGAGCACGCGCACACCCGCGCCTGGGCCGAGACGATCGAGCAGTTCGACGGCTTCATCTTCGTGACCTCCGAGTACAACCACGCGCCGTCGCCCGCGCTGCTCAACGCCTTCTCGTTCATCTACCGCGAGTGGAACGACAAGGCCGGGGCGATCGTCAGCTACGGCGCCGCCTCGAGCGGGGTGCGTGCCGCCGACAAGCTGCGCAGCACCCTCGGCGAGCTGCAGATCGCCGACGTGCGCCAGCAGCTCATGTTCTCGTTCTTCCACGACTTCGAGAACTTCAGCGTCTTCACCCCCGGCGAGCAGCACCTGCCCGGACTCCAGGCGCTCGTCGACCAGCTCGAGAGCTGGGCCGGCGCCCTGCGCGGCGTCCGCGCCGCCAAGCTGGAGGCCGCCGCCGCGGCCTGA